One segment of Candidatus Nealsonbacteria bacterium DNA contains the following:
- the rpsO gene encoding 30S ribosomal protein S15, whose product MLKPEEKIKVIEEHKLHKSDTGSTEVQISLVTEEIKKLLLHLKKYPKDLHSKRGLLKMVAKRKKLLKYLKDESEKRYKSILKKIGLKK is encoded by the coding sequence ATGTTAAAGCCAGAAGAAAAAATAAAAGTTATTGAGGAACATAAGCTCCATAAATCAGATACCGGTTCAACCGAAGTTCAAATTTCCCTTGTTACCGAGGAAATCAAAAAATTACTTCTCCATTTGAAAAAATATCCCAAGGACCTCCATTCCAAAAGGGGGCTCTTGAAAATGGTAGCCAAAAGAAAAAAACTTTTAAAATATTTGAAAGATGAAAGTGAAAAGAGATATAAGAGTATTTTGAAAAAAATCGGATTGAAAAAATAA